In one Cervus elaphus chromosome 9, mCerEla1.1, whole genome shotgun sequence genomic region, the following are encoded:
- the LOC122700794 gene encoding bromodomain-containing protein 8-like: MMSRKTFLTRYLSTKVGRWKCHRNTDLSVFNAFFFLCIYLQMGHDWGWLDSEQDYPNDSELSNDCRSLFSSWDSSFDLDVGSWREPEEPGDEELEESSPGREASELLVRDGGSEESQEEAEQVSRQNLLFLSEVAYLMEPLCISSKESSEGCCPSSGTRQEAREIEATEGEGEPYREPEELSAKEDPLVAEKSSLGENGRTEVTRPPSDISALQEQSIESKERGVQQESKEEDQGEGYVSEMEDQCSSGECDDGCSIQETPLVDILFSRAASSKLSDRCHGDPVQDHLLFKKTLLPVWKMIASHRFSSPFLKPVSERQAPGYKDVVKRPMDLTSLKRNLSKGRIRTMAQFQRDLMLMFQNAVMYNDSDHHVYHMAVEMQREVLEQIQVL, encoded by the exons ATGATGAGTAGAAAAACTTTTCTGACCCGTTACCTTTCTACCAAAGTTGGGAGATGGAAATGCCATAGAAATACTGATTTGAGTGtatttaatgcatttttttttctgtgtatttatttacagATGGGGCATGACTGGGGTTGGTTGGATTCTGAACAAGACTATCCCAATGACTCTGAGTTGAGCAATGACTGCAGGTCCCTCTTCAGCTCATGGGACTCCAGTTTTGATCTTGATGTGGGCAGCTGGAGGGAACCTGAGGAGCCAGGGGATGAGGAACTAGAGGAAAGCAGCCCAGGGAGAGAAGCTAGTGAGCTGCTTGTGAGGGACGGAGGCAGTGAGGAATCTCAGGAAGAGGCAGAGCAAGTCAGCCGCCAgaacctcctctttctctctgag GTAGCTTATTTAATGGAGCCGTTGTGCATTAGCAGCAAAGAATCAAGTGAAGGCTGTTGCCCTTCATCTGGTACCAGACAAGAGGCAAGGGAAATTGAAGCTACTGAAGGAGAGGGGGAGCCCTACAGAGAACCTGAAGAACTTTCAGCCAAGGAAGACCCCTTAGTCGCTGAGAAGTCATCACTGGGAGAAAATGGAAGGACAGAGGTGACTCGACCTCCCTCAGATATTTCGGCACTTCAGGAACAATCCATAGAGAGCAAAGAG CGGGGAGTTCAGCAAGAATCCAAAGAGGAGGACCAGGGTGAAGGGTATGTATCAGAAATGGAGGACCAGTGTTCTTCAGGTGAGTGTGATGATGGCTGCAGCATCCAGGAGACTCCTCTGGTGGATATCCTTTTCAGTCGTGCTGCCTCCTCAAAGCT GTCTGATCGATGCCATGGTGATCCTGTTCAGGATCACTTGCTATTTAAGAAGACTCTCCTGCCAGTCTGGAAGATGATAGCCAGTCACAG GTTCAGCAGTCCGTTTCTGAAGCCTGTGTCAGAAAGGCAGGCCCCAGGATACAAGGATGTGGTGAAAAG ACCCATGGACTTAACTAGCCTGAAAAGGAATCTGTCCAAGGGACGGATTCGCACCATGGCTCAGTTCCAGCGGGACCTGATGCTGATGTTCCAAAATGCTGTGATGTACAATGACTCTGATCATCATGTATACCATATGGCTGTGGAGATGCAGCGAGAAGTCTTGGAGCAGATTCAGGTACTGTAG